The Burkholderia pyrrocinia genomic sequence AACACGTGCTTCGTGTTGGTGAACATCGCGTGCGCGGCCCAGTCGACGCCCTCGCCGCCCATCTGGATCAGCCCCGTCGTGTCGCGCTCCATCCACGACGCCATGAAGTGACAGCCGATGCCGGCCTGCGCGATCGAGCCTTCCGGCACCTTCGTCGACGTGTTGTGTGGGCAGCCCGAGCAGAAGTACGGCGTGCGCTTCACCGCGTCGGCCTCGTTCGACAGGATCTGCGGCGCGACGAGATCGACGACGCGTTCGCGGCGGTCGAGCGCCGGCTTGTGCCGCGCGAGCCATTCGGCGAACACCGGCAGGATGCGCGACGGGCGCAGCTCGCCGAGCTCGGACAGCAGGCAGGCGCCGGCAGCGTCGTGCTTGCCGAGCACGCGCGGACGCGCGCCTTCCGTGCGGTTGTACAGGTAATCCTTGATCTGCTGCTCGATGACCGGGCCTTTCTCCTCGATCACGAGCACTTCGGCGAGCCCGTCGACGAAGGTCTCGATGCGCGTCATCTCGAGCGGATACGACAGGCCGACCTTGTAGATCCGCACGCCGGCCGCGTCGAGGTCGGCCACCGTCAGGTCGAGACGGCGCAGCGCTTCCATCAGGTCGAGATGCGCCTTGCCGCAGGTGACGATGCCGACGTTCGCCTGCGCGCTCGGCGCGATCCACTTGTCGATGCTGTTGGTGCGCGCGAAATGGCGCACCGCGTCGAGCTTCGCGGCGAGACGTGCCTCGATCGTGAGGCTCGGCAGGTCGGGCCAGCGGTTGTGCAGGCCGCCCGCCGGCGGCGTGAAGCCGGTCGGCGCCGGCCACTGCGTCTGCAGCCCGTCGAGGTCGACGGTCGAGCCCGACTCGACCGTTTCCGAGATCGCCTTGAAGCCGACCCAGGCGCCCGAGTAGCGCGACAGCGCCCAGCCGTACAGGCCGAATTCGAGCATGTCGGCGATGTTCGCCGGGTTCACGACCGGCATGTGCCACGCGATCATCGCGAAGTCGCTCTGGTGCGGCATCGACGACGATACGCAGCCGTGGTCGTCGCCCGCGACGACGAGCACGCCGCCGTGCGGAGACGAACCGTACGCATTGCCGTGCTTCAGCGCGTCGCCGGCGCGATCGACGCCCGGGCCCTTGCCGTACCACATCGCATACACGCCCTCGACCGTGCGCTCGGGATCGGCCTCGACGCGCTGCGTGCCGAGCACGGCCGTGCCGCCGAGTTCCTCGTTGATCGCGGGCAGGAAGCGCACGCCGCTGCCGTCGAGTAGTTTCTGCGCTTTCCACAACTGCTGATCGACCATGCCGAGCGGCGAGCCGCGGTAGCCGCTGACGAAGCCGGCCGTGTTGAGCCCCTGTTCGGTGTCGACCGTGCGCTGCATCAGCAGCAGGCGGACCAGCGCCTGCGTGCCGGTCAGGAAGATCCGGCCGCGCGTCGCGGTCAGGTTGTCGGTCAGGCGGTAGTCGGACAGGGCGGGCGGGCCGTCGACGGGCAAGCGGGCGGTCATGGGGGAAGTCTCCTGATTGTGCTGTGCTGTTCTGGGCTGCGCGGCGGGGCGTCGGACGACGCGTGATCGGCGCCAGCGAATGGCTCTATTTTTTCGCGCGCAGACGAGAATGTTTTTTCTCTTCTTGCTCGGGCGGGCCCGCAGCGAGAAAAACTGCGCAGCTTTTTATCGGGATTTGAGAGAGTTTTCGCGCGCGATGGTGGAGCGGGATGGGTGGGGGGTCGGGACGGTCGGGTGGTTTGGTGGAACAACCGGTGCGGCCCGAAGGCAATCGGCCGGCGCGGCGGCGGGCGCTCACGCCTCGTGTGATAAGGGTTTCAGCTGTCGGAGGCGGTCACCCTCACCATTGAAATGCACAGCATTCCGATTGGTCGGGGCGCGGGATGTCCACAATGCTGCGCCCTTCGGCCGATCGGGTTCGCGCGCTCACCGTTCGATTGCACAGCGTTTCGAGTGGCGTTGGGGACGGGATGTCCGCATCCGTGATCGGTATCCGTTTCGCTCGGGCGCCGATGCTCACCGTAAAAATTCACAGCGCGGCGAGTGAGTTTCGGCGGTGGATATCCACATCGGGAAAGGCTCGTTTCGTCGATCCGCGGTTCGCCCTCACCGATCGAATACACAGGAGCGCGAGTGGGTTCGTTCGCCCGATATCGACGCCGGAACAGACATGCTGCGCAGTCGTGGGGTCGCGCTCACCGTTGAAAACCACAGCGCTTCGAGTGGCTGTGGCGGTGGTTGTCCACCGCCCGAACTGCCTCTGTCGTCCGGTCTCGCACGCACCCTCACCGCTGAGAATCACAGCGCTTCGAGTGGCTGCGGTGGTGGTTGTCCACCGCCCGGACCTGCACTGCCGTCCGATCTCGCACACACCCTCACCGTCGAAAATCACAGCGCTTCGAGTGGCCCGGAGAGGCGGATATCCACATGGACGCGAATCCTTTGATCAGCCATGAAAGTGCGTTTCCAAGGACCACGACGACCGGAAGTCCACGCCGGCATCGGCACGCTGTCCGATCGGGCGTCGACGCTCACCTTCGAAATACACAGTGCCGCGAGTCGTTTGGTTGGCCGGATATCCACACGAGAATCCGCGTTGCCCTCGATAGCGTGCTCGCTCTCGAGCCTGAAATGCGCGGCGATTCAGACGGCGCTGTCGGCCGAACGGCCGCGTCTTGACCGGCTGTCCGCCGATAGCGCACTCACGCTCACCATTGAATTACACAGCGCTTCGAGTCGCTCGAGAAGGTTGAGACGCGCAATGAAATCTGCTCGTTGCCGGACCACACACCCACTCTCACCGTTAGAATGCACGGCCCGTCGAGTAACTTCCGGAACCGGATATCCAGCCCGGGACACATTCGCGGTTCGGTCACGCATTCGCGCGTTCGGCTAGAATGCGCGGCGCTCCGAATCACACCAAGGTTCGGGAAGCCGCGCCGGAACAGGCGCGTCGCGCGATCAGGCGCCGACACTCACCGCTGAATTTCACAGCATTTCGCGTCGTACCGCGGGTCGGTTATCCACACCCCTCTTCCTGCATTACGCGGTATCCGGTCATCCTCACCGGTGAAATGCACAGGGCTGCGAGTCGTTTCGGTGCGCGGATATCCACAACGGATCGCGCGAAGGAACGGGCATCGGCACATCGGCGGAAGCGGTCTGCGCATCGACGCGCAGCATTCGGGAAATAGCCGGAAAGCCTTGTCCAGACAGCCTCGGCGGCACCCTCACCATTCAAATGCACAGCGTTTCGAGTCGCCTTGGGCGTGAGTTGTCCACATCCGGCCCATTGCGCTGACTCAAGCCGACACGCACTCCGGACAACCTCACTCGGCAATCGAACGGATGACCGTTGCCGGATTGCCGCCAACCAGCGTATTCGGCGGAACGTCCCTGGTCACGACGGCCCCGGCCGCGACGACCGAATGCTCGCCCACCGTCACGCCGCCGATGATCGTCGCACCCGCGCCGATCCACACGTTCCGTTCGATCGCGATCGGCTTCGCGACGACGAAGTCGCGCCGCCGGGAAGGTTCGACCGGATGGCCGGACGTGATGAGGCTGACGTTCGGCCCGATCATCACGTCGTCGCCGATCTCGAGCCCGCCCAGATCGTAGAACGTGCAGTTCTGGTTGACGAACACGTTGCGCCCGATCTTCATGCCAGTGCCGCCCGTCGCATGGAACGGCGGGATCAGCACGAAGCCGTCGTCCACCTGCGCGCCGATCAGTTCGCTGAACAACGTTCGAACGTCTGCCGCATCGTCGAACGTCAGACGGTTGAGCCGCGCGGTGATCGCCATCGCTCGCTTGACCTCGGCCACCATGGCCGCCGATTCCGGCGTTCTTCGCGGAATGATCGTGGTGCGATCGTCGTTTGCCATTCGTTGCTTGTCTCCATGCGCGGTCGAACCGGCGGTGGGCGCGCGGCAGCGGCGCCGGGTTGAAGATTCCCGCGTTGCGCGAAGCGTCGCGATCACGGATGAATGCCTGCACTGCCATGTGCACGAGTGCAGCGGGAGAGGCGGTGCATTGTAGTGACGCAGGCTTACACCGGGATTTTTCGACGTTATTCATAACTAGTTTCAATATAACTAGTTATTCGAAGAATCCTTGTAGCACCGGCCTTCCACCCGATTCATATCCGACACAACACACCGGATGAGACACGCTCAGCGGGCCGCCCCTGGTCGGGCGCCCCCAGCCGGCCACCCTTAGCCGGGCGCCCCTAGCCGGGCGCCCCTGTCCGAACCTCCTGCGCTCGGGTACGCTTGAGCATCCACCGGACCCTGCCTGCACCCAAACGCGGAGGCGCGATGAAGCTCTACTACTGGCCGAAGACCCGGGCATTCCGGGCGTTGTGGATGCTGGAGGAAATCGGCGTGGTATACGAACTCGTGCCGATCGACCTGCGCTCGCACGAACAGGGCAGCGACGCGTTCGTGCAGGTCAACCCGATGGCCAAGCTGCCCGCGCTCGACGACGGTAGCGCGCCGTTCGCCGAATCAGGCGCCGTGCTGCTCTATCTCGCCGACCGTTGCCCGGGCGCCGGGCTCGGCATCGCACCCGACGATCCGCTGCGCGGCCGTTTCCTGCAATGGATGTTCTTCACGCCGACCTGCCTCGAACCGGCGATGGCCGAGAAGTTCACGGGCGCATCGGGTAATCCGGTCGCGTTCGGCTGGGGCAACATCACGCGCGTGCAGCGCGCACTCGCGCAGACGCTCGCCCATAGCCCCTGGCTCGTCGGCGACCGCTTCACCGCGGCCGACCTGCTGCTCGCCAGCACGCTGAAGATCGCGTTCGACGCGCATCTGCTGCCGCACGAAGGCGTGCTCGGCGACTACGTCGCGCGAGCCGAGGACCGCGACGCGTTCCGCCGCGCGGTCGCGATCGAACAACGCGAAGCGGCGCGTCTGCTGCACGCGTGACGCATGCGGGGCGGC encodes the following:
- a CDS encoding glutathione S-transferase family protein, which encodes MKLYYWPKTRAFRALWMLEEIGVVYELVPIDLRSHEQGSDAFVQVNPMAKLPALDDGSAPFAESGAVLLYLADRCPGAGLGIAPDDPLRGRFLQWMFFTPTCLEPAMAEKFTGASGNPVAFGWGNITRVQRALAQTLAHSPWLVGDRFTAADLLLASTLKIAFDAHLLPHEGVLGDYVARAEDRDAFRRAVAIEQREAARLLHA
- a CDS encoding sugar O-acetyltransferase — encoded protein: MANDDRTTIIPRRTPESAAMVAEVKRAMAITARLNRLTFDDAADVRTLFSELIGAQVDDGFVLIPPFHATGGTGMKIGRNVFVNQNCTFYDLGGLEIGDDVMIGPNVSLITSGHPVEPSRRRDFVVAKPIAIERNVWIGAGATIIGGVTVGEHSVVAAGAVVTRDVPPNTLVGGNPATVIRSIAE